One window of Triticum dicoccoides isolate Atlit2015 ecotype Zavitan chromosome 5A, WEW_v2.0, whole genome shotgun sequence genomic DNA carries:
- the LOC119301564 gene encoding serine/threonine-protein kinase RIPK-like, producing the protein MAAQSWNPFSCCVRGAAVDGDDRCESRRGNKGSPRSPLKNLSSSGTLSPEELSLTLSGSNLHAFTYAELRAATASFSRANYLGCGGFGPVYKGAVDDNLRPGLAAQPVAVKYLDLECGTQGHQEWLAEVFFLGQLRHKNLVKLIGYCYENEHRMLVYEFMSAGSLEKHLFKGSINGSLPWVTRMKIAVGAAKGLAFLHGADPPVIYRDFKASNILLDSDYNTKLSDFGLAKDGPQGDATHVTTRVMGTHGYAAPEYIMTGHLTAKSDVYSFGVVLLELLSGRQSVDRARRPREQNLVDWARPYLKRSDKLYQVMDSTLDCQYSCKGAEVAALVAYKCLSQNPKSRPSMREVVKALEPVVGMEDFFPVGPFVFTIVVEEDKVMDMKVEVEEKHQHHHQNHQDRHRQKYPKSAIHGGIVLHGDHGHVAGFTGTLRRQQRTLSYHRERGA; encoded by the exons ATGGCCGCGCAATCTTGGAACCCTTTCTCTTGCTGCGTCCGCGGGGCAGCCGTGGACGGCGACGACCGCTGCGAGTCGCGGAGGGGCAATAAGGGCAGCCCGAGATCGccgctgaagaacctgagctcgtcgGGGACGCTGTCACCGGAGGAGCTGTCGCTGACGCTGTCCGGCTCGAACCTGCACGCCTTCACGTACGCCGAGCTCCGCGCGGCGACGGCGAGCTTCTCGCGCGCCAACTACCTCGGCTGCGGCGGGTTCGGCCCGGTCTACAAGGGCGCCGTCGACGACAACCTCCGCCCCGGGCTGGCCGCGCAGCCCGTCGCCGTCAAGTACCTCGACCTGGAGTGCGGCACGCAGGGACACCAAGAGTGGCTG GCTGAAGTTTTCTTTCTCGGGCAACTGAGGCACAAGAACCTGGTGAAACTCATCGGCTACTGCTACGAGAACGAACACCGGATGCTGGTGTACGAGTTCATGAGCGCCGGGAGCTTGGAGAAGCACCTCTTCAAAG GTAGCATCAATGGCTCTCTACCATGGGTGACAAGGATGAAGATCGCCGTCGGCGCGGCAAAGGGCCTCGCCTTCCTCCATGGTGCCGACCCGCCGGTGATCTACCGCGATTTCAAAGCCTCCAACATCTTGCTCGACTCG GACTACAACACTAAATTGTCAGACTTTGGGCTGGCCAAGGATGGACCTCAAGGCGACGCAACACACGTGACAACACGTGTAATGGGGACACACGGGTACGCAGCGCCTGAGTACATCATGACGGGCCACTTAACCGCCAAAAGCGATGTCTATAGCTTCGGTGTGGTGCTTCTGGAGCTCCTCTCGGGACGACAATCCGTGGACCGTGCACGACGACCAAGAGAGCAAAACCTAGTGGATTGGGCTAGACCGTACCTCAAACGATCAGACAAATTGTACCAGGTGATGGACTCGACCCTCGACTGCCAATACTCGTGCAAGGGTGCTGAGGTGGCTGCATTGGTGGCGTACAAGTGTCTGAGCCAAAACCCCAAGTCAAGACCATCCATGAGGGAGGTCGTCAAGGCATTGGAGCCCGTAGTAGGCATGGAAGACTTCTTTCCAGTGGGACCATTTGTGTTCACCATTGTCGTTGAAGAGGACAAGGTGATGGACATGAAGGTGGAGGTTGAGGAAaagcaccaacaccatcaccagaaCCATCAGGACAGACATCGACAAAAATACCCCAAGTCGGCAATCCATGGTGGCATTGTGCTCCATGGTGACCACGGGCATGTTGCCGGGTTCACCGGTACGTTGCGGCGGCAACAGAGGACGTTGAGTTACCACCGGGAAAGAGGGGCTTAG